In the genome of Malania oleifera isolate guangnan ecotype guangnan chromosome 5, ASM2987363v1, whole genome shotgun sequence, the window ATCTCCCAATTGTTTCTTCTGTAAACTCCTGGTTGTCCACAGCCTCTTCCTCTTCAACTTTCTTCAGTGCCATATAATCCGCCTCATCTTCCACATATTTTAAAGCAGCTTCCACATCTGCATTAGATACAGAAACCTCCACTCCATTGTTTCCATTCTTGTTTTTCTGCATATTCTTAATGGCTTCGGTTCTGTGACCGGAGAACAATTCCATGGGATCGAGTTTCTTAAAAAACTCAGTGTTGTAGCCTCCACTCTGTATAACTAGATCATCAAGAGCACGTTTCTGATTTGCCTTCTTCAAGATGTTCTCTTCAATGGTGCACTCGCTTATCAACCGATAAATATGTACCTCGCGTGTCTGTCCTATTCGGTGACATCGGTCTTGAGCCTGTTGATCCATAGCAGGATTCCAGTCACTATCATAGAAGATGACAGTATCTGCCCCAACTAGATTGATACCAACACCTCCACTTCGGGTggacaaaatgaaaagaaaaatttttgGGTTTGTGTTGAACCGCTGCATTAATGTTTGCCTCTCCTCTGGCTGAGTGGATCCATCTAAACGCATGTAAGTATAGCCATACAAATTTATAAAAGCCTCTAAGATATCAAGCATCTTTGTCATTTGGGTGAATATCAATGCTCTGTGACCTTCAGATTTCAACCGCCTGAGCAAAATTGCAAGCTCCTGCAACTTACCACAGTCAAACTGTATGAGCCTTCTGTCAGGGAAATACACTTGCCTCCGGACAATTGCAGGGCGAATAGGCGATAGGAGGGGTAATATGATTTCAGAGCATTTCTCTTGATAGGTTGGGTGCAGGAAAACAGAAGTTCCATGTTTACTGCACCAACAAACAGGTGGGGGGGCCCGTGCAGCTGGGATTGCAAACATAAAACACTCAACCTGATCAACCATTCTATGGAAGCGCTCCACTGGTGACAGCACAATGTCAGCAAGCTTTGAGTAGTTCAAATCAGACAAAGGATCACCTTTCTGACGATGAATATCGTAAACTGGATGCCTCACTGTAACAAGATCCCGCAGAGTTGTTGAGTATGTTGGTTTCTTCTGGCACCTCAGGGAATTCCACCATGCAATCGATGCCGCCCGTTCCTTTGCTTGTTTCAGTCTCTCCTCCAGAACAGCCTTGCGAATCTCTTGAAAGATATTTGTCCCAGAAAACCTTTTCCGATGCTCAGTTAGCCTGAATTCAGCGCCAACTTCTTCAAGATTATCCAAGCCAATCCGGTCCTTGATCAAACTAGAGGGAGTAGCAATAGCTTTGATTTCATCACTCTCCCAAGAAGTCATGCTAAAATCCAGATGTGTAAATAAAAACCCCAAACCGCTAAGATCTACAGTTGAAAAAGGACTAGCAGAAAGAATCGAACAAATTGATGAGCTTAATTGAATGTCTATGCCAGCCATATCAAAAGAACTTATAATAGGACGACCTTCAAATAAATCTGGATGGTTACAAACTTTGCGAAGTTGCATTATGATACTAATCATGCCAAAAAAATTGGCACTAGCCAGAGTAGCTTGCGTCTCTGAGCTAGCAATAAAGTCTTCATATAAGTTGCGCTGCCTCTTTGACAGTCTACAATATATGACATGCTCATATTTCATAGGAAGCTGCTTCTCCACATCCCTTTTCAATCGACGGAGTATGAATGGACGGAGAACATTGTGCAGGCGATCAACAacttctttgtttattttttcttgtCCCTCAACCATTCCAGATATTGGGTTACTGAACCAATCCTTGAATTCTTGATGAGACTGAAATATATGAGGCATCAAAAAATGCATTAAAGACCAGAGTTCCATAAGATCATTCTGCAGTGGAGTACCAGTCAATAGGATACGCCGttttgaattgaaatttaaaagagtTTGCCACCTCTGGGACTTCCAGTTTTTAATCAGATGAGCTTCATCCAAAATCAAGTACTTCCACTTCTTCCTCTTGAAAACTTTTGAATCCTGTATAACAAGTCTGTAAGTTGTAATGCACACATGAAAATAATTGGGCTTTAACCAACCCTGCCTCTTGAGTTTGCGCTCCTTCGCACTACCAAAATAAGTAAGGATTTTGAAAGCAGGACACCATTTAAGAAATTCAGTTTCCCAATTGAGCATGACACTTGTAGGGACCACAATGAGATGAGGACCCCATATTCCTTTTTCAATTGCTAGGTGTGCAAGGAGAGCGATTGTCATAATTGTTTTCCCAAGTCCCATTTCATCAGCGAGAATCCCATTAAGTCTCTTCTCATACATTGTAACAAGCCAATCCAACCCAATATGTTGATACTCACGAAGAGGGTGCTTGAGGAAAAAAGGGAACTTTGTACGCACTTTTGTTGTTGAGAAGGTATTACCCGTCGGTTGTGCCAATCTTGCAGCTGCAGCTGCATCTGCAATTCTATTCTCGCTTTCCTTCTCTTCTTCAGATTTTGTCTCAGGTATTTCTTCCTGTAGTTCCATAAGAAAATGAACAGACTCAAGTTCAGAAGGTTCGTCTTTTTTCTCCATAGAATCATCCTGCTGCTTCAGTTCAATGTCATCATGTGCTGGATAATCCAACGGTTGCTCAGAAGCTGAAGCATAATCAGATTCATCCTCAGCATCTTTACCAGGATTGCAGCACTGATTGAAAGACGTAGACAGTGTAAGGAACATCAAAATGTGATGCTAAGAACCAAAACACAAGCAAAGACACTAATTAAGCATACCCTTTCATAACTTGCAAGCAGTTCTTCCACAGGAATTTCACTCTCCTCCTGCAGCAATGC includes:
- the LOC131156296 gene encoding protein PHOTOPERIOD-INDEPENDENT EARLY FLOWERING 1 isoform X3: MESNGGVPDLENHLLDVETCQGGIPSDSNGESDEEHILYDFNDEQEDGDFVFPTGEEKDDETTLSEEEEQAKAESNDSVDEIALLQEESEIPVEELLASYERCCNPGKDAEDESDYASASEQPLDYPAHDDIELKQQDDSMEKKDEPSELESVHFLMELQEEIPETKSEEEKESENRIADAAAAARLAQPTGNTFSTTKVRTKFPFFLKHPLREYQHIGLDWLVTMYEKRLNGILADEMGLGKTIMTIALLAHLAIEKGIWGPHLIVVPTSVMLNWETEFLKWCPAFKILTYFGSAKERKLKRQGWLKPNYFHVCITTYRLVIQDSKVFKRKKWKYLILDEAHLIKNWKSQRWQTLLNFNSKRRILLTGTPLQNDLMELWSLMHFLMPHIFQSHQEFKDWFSNPISGMVEGQEKINKEVVDRLHNVLRPFILRRLKRDVEKQLPMKYEHVIYCRLSKRQRNLYEDFIASSETQATLASANFFGMISIIMQLRKVCNHPDLFEGRPIISSFDMAGIDIQLSSSICSILSASPFSTVDLSGLGFLFTHLDFSMTSWESDEIKAIATPSSLIKDRIGLDNLEEVGAEFRLTEHRKRFSGTNIFQEIRKAVLEERLKQAKERAASIAWWNSLRCQKKPTYSTTLRDLVTVRHPVYDIHRQKGDPLSDLNYSKLADIVLSPVERFHRMVDQVECFMFAIPAARAPPPVCWCSKHGTSVFLHPTYQEKCSEIILPLLSPIRPAIVRRQVYFPDRRLIQFDCGKLQELAILLRRLKSEGHRALIFTQMTKMLDILEAFINLYGYTYMRLDGSTQPEERQTLMQRFNTNPKIFLFILSTRSGGVGINLVGADTVIFYDSDWNPAMDQQAQDRCHRIGQTREVHIYRLISECTIEENILKKANQKRALDDLVIQSGGYNTEFFKKLDPMELFSGHRTEAIKNMQKNKNGNNGVEVSVSNADVEAALKYVEDEADYMALKKVEEEEAVDNQEFTEETIGRLEDDELINEDDMKADEPADQGGWITTSNKDSGLMLNGSDPNEEGALTLTSKEDDVDMLADVKQMAAAAAAAGQEISSFDSQLRPIDRYAIRFLELWDPIIDKSAMESEISFEETEWELDRIEKLKEDMEAEVDDDEEPFVYERWDADFATEAYRQKVEALAQHQLMEELECEAKEKDAELENCDHVKNDMSTDHKPKSKKKPKKAKFKSLKKGSLASESKTLKEESPVEAMYIDDEVVHHEVVAYSEIMSPHSTAKKKRKKAEAAADAEEHNPTKKRKKLKKAASEANSVALDSNLLGKLSDDSKELKSSEGVAVDLEPKPVRTRMGGKISITTMPIKRVLMIKPEKLKKKGNIWSRDCFPTPDAWLPQEDAILCAVVHEYGSHWSLVSETLYGMTAGGFYRGRYRHPVHCCERFRELIQRHIFCTADSLNNEKVGNVASGKALLKVTEDNIRTLLEVTTELPDSESLLQKHFTALLYSVWRMKYRFDGRQSLTSSQNGFNYGGRLFNNTLNQTSQHSVKELPEKMKFNNSGQSIKLLAAALHDVSSKKLGDAVSLFDQMEEASVIREQLEITLEFQREKDDSMVAMPSVVNLVIYGSDMPSSANKPFGEDLRLKSPGDMAESRYRAASRVCVEDSLTWASSAFPASDIKSRSALKSQSLGKHKLSTTDSMRPPKSKFKKTALESTDMPQLINELTCQSTPAVTPNGPNLRFDLAESLIPDIGFDDYEYNLPFGMDKDDPLENENFKLVPHHHVPGFISDLEDCSLSREYTDFG